CCGGGGCGTGCTGAACAATGACATCGTGGGGGGAGACACCACGCCGGGCAGCACGCAGCAGCAGAAATCCCTGGTGCGGGTCTTCTCGGAAGGCGTTCCGGTGACCACGACTCCAGAGCAACTGAAGGGCATCCAGACGCTGGGCAGCGAGAACGATTCGCCCTCCCGCGAGCTGGCGCGGGCAACGGTGGAGGTGGCGCGGAGCTACTTTCGAGTTGTCAACCAAAGCGGCGACATCGCCTACCGCTCCACTTCGTTCCGTCCGGTGATGGAGTATCGGCGGGACCGCTTTCTGCGCGGTGGCGACCACACTTCGTTCAACCAGGAGGGCTATGCCGCGGTGCGCCTTACCGAGTGGCGCGAGAACTTCGACCATCAACACCAGGACGTCCGCACGGAGAATGGCGTGGAGTATGGCGATCTGGCCAGGTTTGTCGATTACGACTACGTTGCCAATGTGACGCGGCTGAACGCGGCCACGCTGGCAACGCTGGCCAGTGCTCCTGCTCCGCCGGACGAGGTGAAGATCTCGACGAAGAATCTCGACAACAATTCAACGTTGAGCTGGAAGCCGGGGCCGGGCATGGCTGCGAAAAGCTATGAGATTGTGTGGAGGGAGACCTCCGAGGCGGAGTGGCAGCGCGCAGCGGCAAGCAATGGGGCGACGACGATCACCCTTCCGGTCTCCAAAGACAATGTGATCTTTGGCGTGCGCGCGGTGGATGCGGCGGGGCATCGCAGCCTGGCCGTCCTGCCGACGCCGGAGCGCTAAGAGCTTTGATGCAGGTGCGGCGAGCGCGCGAGGCGGCTTTTCCGTCCAGCAGATGCTGCACTGGTTACGCTGCACTTGGCTACTCCTGCCACAATTGCTCTAAACTGCAGGGAGAGAGCATCCCTTATGCCACGTACCGCCGGTATCATGACCTTCCCTGAGTTCCGCGGCTTTACCCGCAAGCTCATTCTGTGGAACCTCGGAGTCTTTTTCTTTCTGCTCGTGCTGGGACTCGTTGCCCGCGGTGCTGCGGCAACCATCGTCGGCTACACTGCGCTGGTTCCGGCAATGGTGGCTCACGGCGCCATCTGGCAACTGGTCACGTACAGCTTTCTGCATCAGGGTCTGCTTAACACTGCGCTGGAGATGCTGTCGCTGTGGTTCCTGGGCAGTTTTCTGGAGCAGTTCCACGGCTCGCGGTGGATGGGTGAGCTGTACTTCATCTCCGTGATCGGCTCGGGGGTTACGGCGGTCGCGCTCTCTTTTGCGCTGGCTCCGTCGATGGGGTTTGCGGGCGTCGCCATCATGGGTTCCTTCGGCGGACTCTTCGGCCTGCTGATCGCCTTCGGCGTGCTGCATGGGGATATGGAGTTCATGCTCTTCCCGCTGCCGGTGCAGATCAAGGCAAAGTACCTGGTAACGGTGTATCTGCTGATTGCCTTTGCCAGCTTTTTTCTGAGCGACCGGATCTACGCGCTGGCGCAACTTGGCGGCGCGCTCTGCGGATTCCTCTATGTGAAGACAGCGCCGCGGCGCGGCATCTTCTCCGGCGCAAGCGACCGCTACTTTGACCTGCGGAACAGCTACTACAAATGGAAGCGGCGGCGCGCGGCCCGCAAGTTCGAGGTCTACATGCGCAAGCAGAACCGCGAGGTTCACTTTGACCAGGAGGGCCGCTACATCGATCCGGACCGGAACCAGAATCCAAAAGATAAGCGGTGGATGAATTAGGGCCTGCCCCCAGGCCTATTCCACGGCCTAATCGAGTCCTAATCGCTCGTGACCAGTCCGATGGCGAGTCCGTCGTATCCATGGCTGCCTACGGTCTGGAGGATCGTCGCACTCACCCGCGGCTCGGCGGAAAGCAGTTCGATGAATCTGCGAATTCCCTTGACGTTGCTGTCCTCGCAGGATGCGTCGGCAATTCGTCCTTCCTGCACAGCATTGTCGGCCACAATCAGGCTGCCTTTGCGGGCAAGCTTCATCGCCCACTCAAAGTAACCTGGGTAGTTTCCTTTGTCCGCGTCGATGAAGATCAGGTCAAAGGGGCCGAGTCGTTCCGCAGCGAGGAGCGGCAGCGTCTTCAGCGCAGCCCCTACGCGCACCTCGACGCGATCGGCCAGGCCAGCGCGCGCCATATTGGCGCGGGCAACCGCAGCATGCTTCGGCTCGAACTCCAGCGTGATCAGCCGGCCATCGGCAGGTAGTCCCCGCGCCATCCAGATGGTGCTGTAACCGGCCAGCGTGCCAATCTCCAGAATGGAGCGTGCCTTGTTCATCCTTACCAGCAAATTGAGAAGCTTGCCGTGGTTGGGCGAAATCTGGATCGCAGGCATTCCCGCAGCATCGGAGGCCGCAATCACAGCGTCCAGCACCTCGTCCTTCTTCACCACCTGGTCCGCGATGTAGTGCTCGACTGCCGTCCACTGCTCTTGATTCATAGTTGCCTTTCTGGATGCAGACGACCGATTTTACTATCGAAGCTTCAGCCAAATCACCTCGTAAACCACAGTCCTCCCCGGCGCTCCGCCTGACAACAGGCCCTGAAACCATGTATCTTCAAAGAAGCGAAAGCTCTTTTCTTTTGAAGCCAGGCCTGCGGGCGGATTCGTCTGCTGCCTGGGATGAGGTAATCAAGACAGCGTGTTTTCTATCCAACGATTCTTCCGCATGCATCGCTCGCCTTCCGCGGCACTGATATCCTGCGCACTGCTCGGCGCCGCGCTCCTGGCCTCTCCCCATCGTGTTGCAGCACAGATTACCCTTGCGCCTCTGGCAGCAACGGGAGCCGATTATCAGAATCGCTGGGATATCTTTGGCGGTTTCTCCTATTCGTACTTCTCGACAACCATCGGTCACGGTCATAAGACCAATCTCTATGGCGGCGGCGCAGAGGGAACCGTGTGGCTCTCGCCGGTAGTCGGCGCCACGGCCGCAGTTCGCGAAGTATCGGGGCACCTCCCGGTCGATCCCAATATATTTGGCGTTACCAATCCCCGCATGTCGGAGACGCTCTTCCTCTTCGGCCCGGAAGTACGGCTGTACCGCGCGGAGCGCGCAGCGGTATCCGCGCATTGGCTGGTCGGCGGCACCTACGGCGTCTTCGATTCGGACCTGAAGGGCATCTCCCCCAATACGCTGGGCCTGTACAACAACCAACTGGCCTTTGCCATGGCGGCAGGCGCCGCCTGGGACTACAACCTGTCTCCGCGTTTCTCGGTTCGTGCCATCACCGACTTTCAGCCGACGTACTTTGGCAGCAGCGTCCAGAAGGAGTTCGGCGGCCAGGTGGGCCTGGTTTACAAGATCGGATCTCTGAAGAAGAAGTAAGGCTCGAGTCCGCAGCCTAGAAGGATCAGCAGAAGAACGCAGCAAAAAGCCCAGCCACGATGGCTGGGCTTTTGTGTGTTCCGGCTATGCTGCCTTTAGCCCTTGAGGACGGGGCGGATGTGCAGTTCTCTGAGTTGCTGGTCGCTGACCGGAGCCGGGGCATTGACCATGAGGTCGATGGCCTTGGCGGTCTTGGGGAAGGCGATGACCTCGCGCAGGCTCTGCTCCCCAGCCAGGATCATCACAATGCGGTCGAGGCCAAGCGCGATGCCGCCATGCGGTGGCGCACCATACTCCATTGCCTCCAGGAAGTAGCCGAAGCGCTTGCGGGCTTCTTCCTCCGTCATTCCCAGGGCGCGGAAGATCTGCGCCTGCACGTCCTGGCGGTGGATACGGATCGATCCCGAGCCGAGCTCGGTGCCATTCAGCACAATGTCATACGCCAGCGCGCGCACAGCGCCTGGATCCGAGGTCAGGCGGCCAGCCTTCAAATCGTCTTCATGCGGAGAGGTGAAGGGATGATGGGCGGCAACCCACGTCTTCGTCTCTTCGTCCCACTCGAAGAACGGGAAATCCGTAACCCAGAGGAATTTGTAATCCTCGGCAGTTCCGCGCTTTTCAAATGCCTTGTGGCGATCGGCGAACTTCTGTGCCAGCGCCAGCCTCACCTGCCCGGCCATCTCGTAGATGGTTCGCTCGCGCCCGGTAAGCACGGAGGCGGATACGCCATTCACCACAGGACGCTCGCTCGCTTTGCCGTTGCCAAACTCGGACTTGCTATCCGCAACGACCATCACGATCAGATCCTGCTCCGCTGCACCGCTCAGTTCGCGGATGGTCTTGACCATCTCTGGAAATGATTTTTCCAGGCGCTTGAAGTCGTCCATCACCTTGAGGCCGTTTGGCGCAAGCTTGGCGGGATAGACCAGGCGAAGATCGTCGCGCTCCTTGCGGGAGAGCTC
This DNA window, taken from Acidisarcina sp., encodes the following:
- a CDS encoding M28 family metallopeptidase encodes the protein MKKSRVGFRIPHVSISHYWNPRPGIWLLPLAALLVTSPAYLHADPPSRDLDAAGHPVAIAPVDPAIRQALSQVSALEIRRTIEKLVSFGNRNTLSSMETGLPANTGAAAAADWLEGELQRFSAQCGNCLEVKRDTFTETPQSRIPRPTVITNIYAILRGTDPARTKEIYLVSGHYDSRNTDTLDTRKAAPGANDDASGTAVSLECARVLSRLKFPATVVFAVVDGEEQGLNGSRHLAKLAKAEGWQIRGVLNNDIVGGDTTPGSTQQQKSLVRVFSEGVPVTTTPEQLKGIQTLGSENDSPSRELARATVEVARSYFRVVNQSGDIAYRSTSFRPVMEYRRDRFLRGGDHTSFNQEGYAAVRLTEWRENFDHQHQDVRTENGVEYGDLARFVDYDYVANVTRLNAATLATLASAPAPPDEVKISTKNLDNNSTLSWKPGPGMAAKSYEIVWRETSEAEWQRAAASNGATTITLPVSKDNVIFGVRAVDAAGHRSLAVLPTPER
- a CDS encoding rhomboid family intramembrane serine protease — encoded protein: MPRTAGIMTFPEFRGFTRKLILWNLGVFFFLLVLGLVARGAAATIVGYTALVPAMVAHGAIWQLVTYSFLHQGLLNTALEMLSLWFLGSFLEQFHGSRWMGELYFISVIGSGVTAVALSFALAPSMGFAGVAIMGSFGGLFGLLIAFGVLHGDMEFMLFPLPVQIKAKYLVTVYLLIAFASFFLSDRIYALAQLGGALCGFLYVKTAPRRGIFSGASDRYFDLRNSYYKWKRRRAARKFEVYMRKQNREVHFDQEGRYIDPDRNQNPKDKRWMN
- a CDS encoding O-methyltransferase, whose amino-acid sequence is MNQEQWTAVEHYIADQVVKKDEVLDAVIAASDAAGMPAIQISPNHGKLLNLLVRMNKARSILEIGTLAGYSTIWMARGLPADGRLITLEFEPKHAAVARANMARAGLADRVEVRVGAALKTLPLLAAERLGPFDLIFIDADKGNYPGYFEWAMKLARKGSLIVADNAVQEGRIADASCEDSNVKGIRRFIELLSAEPRVSATILQTVGSHGYDGLAIGLVTSD